The nucleotide sequence TGGAACTGACCGAGCAGGAGCCAGAACACTTTGAGTTTGTGCGCGAAGCCCACGGCTACCACTACGAAATCGAATCGGTAGGCCACGCCCTGCGCGCCGGACTTACCGAAAACCCCGACTGGTCGCATCAGGATAGCCTTAATCTGATGAGTCTTTTGGATCGGGTACGTGGTGAAATAGGACTGGAATACAAGGCGTGAGCTAATGATAGATTGATAGAATGATTGAATGATAGAATGATTTTTCGGTTCTTTACATTCCCTTTTTGCTCATTCACTCAATGACTCATTCAAAATTGACTACTTCTGATCGGTACTTACAACGGGGCGTTTCAGCTTCCAAGGAAGATGTACACAAAGCCATTGCAAACCTCGACAAAGGAATTTTTCCCAAAGCCTTTTGCAAAATAGTACCTGATATCCTGGCGGGCGATCCCGAGTACTGTACCATCATGCACGCCGATGGGGCGGGTACCAAGACCTCACTTGCCTACCTCCATTGGAAAGAAACGGGCGATGTATCGGTGTGGCGCGGTATAGCGCAGGATGCCGTAGTAATGAACACCGATGACCTGCTGTGCGTGGGTGCCACGGGGCCCATGCTGCTGTCGTCCACCATCGACCGCAACAAAAACCGGATTCCCGGAGAAGTCATTGCCGAGGTAATCAACGGCACGGAGGAAGTGCTGGAAATGCTGCGCGGATTTGGTGTGGAAATATACAGTACTGGCGGCGAAACCGCCGATGTGGGCGATCTAGTGCGTACCATTACTGTCAATAGCACCGTCATTGCCCGCATGAAACGTGCGGATGTTATCGATAACGCCCACATTCAGGCAGGCGATGTAATTGTGGGACTGGCGTCGTACGGACAAGCGAAGTATGAGAAAGAATACAACGGGGGCATGGGCAGCAATGGTCTTACCTCCGCCCGGCACGATGTACTCGCCAGGTACCTCGCTGCCCGCTATCCCGAAAGTTATGACCCGGAGGTAAGCCAGGATCTGGTATACAGCGGCAGTAAGAACCTGCTGGATACCGTGGAAGGTACCCCCCTGAATGTCGGACAGTTGATTCTATCGCCTACCCGCACCTACGCCCCCGTTGCCAAGGCTCTGCTGGACGAACTCCGCGGCCAGATTCATGGCATGGTACATTGCAGCGGCGGTGCACAAACCAAAATCCTGCATTTTATTGAAGATCTGCATATTATTAAAGACAACCTGTTTGAGGTACCCCCTTTGTTCAAACTAATCCAATCCGAAAGTGGGACGAGCTGGCAGGAAATGTATAAGGTCTTCAATATGGGCCATCGACTGGAAATCTATCTGCCCAAGGCGTATGCCGCCCGCGTCATTGAGCTATCCGAGTCATTCGGGATAGCCGCGCAGATAGTAGGCCGGGTGGAAGCTGCGGAGAAGAAGCAGGTGACGATTCGGTCGGAATATGGGGAGTTTGTATACTGATGCCAATCCTACAAGGGCGGCTCGGGTGAAAAAAAGGCTATGCTTCCTCCTTATCTGAGCTCCCGAGGCAGCTCATCTACTAACTATTAAACTCGTTCTTTACCCCTTCAAATACTTGGTTGATCTGCTTGATGATTTCCCGACATTCCTCCTCAGATACCTTTTTCATGGCTTCAAGCATATTATTTTTCAAAAATTGCTGCCCTTTCAGCGCTTGGGTAGAAGAGTACCCCAGCTTGGTGCGGATTTCGTCCCAAATGGGAGCCAGTTCATCAGAAAAGTAACGCGAATCGATAATGTGAAAATAAGCGGCCTGCGCAACGATGTGTTCTTTCAGATTGGATTTGGCATGGAGCAGGTTACCGACCAGCTTTTCAAGTTCCGCATATGCGAAAATATTCGACTTTTTCATAACGCTTAAGTAATTTCATAGAGAGGATAAGTTCAAAGAAAGATACGGTTACCAAAGCGCTCAAACAAGGGGATAGTCAATTTTCCTGAACAAGTCTAAAATTATATCCACATTGTCTTACTCTTCCCCTTAGGCCGTAGCCTAATCCATAATTTTACGGGGTAAAAGCGCTCATGAGCATTATAAAAAAGGTGAGGAGGGTACCTTTATCTGACCAGATGTACCCGATGCGGGGAAACAGGTTTTGTAGGCTGACGGAAACTACAAAAAAATTATCTCACACCTCGTATAGATTTCCAATATAGGTTGATGAAATCCTGATAGTCTTATGACTATCAGGATTTTAAAATATCGGATATGACAGGATTTGAACTGCTGCAACTGGCTTTTTTGCGACTCATCGGCTCACCCGTGGCTTCTAGCACCTATCAGGCTGAGGAAGTCAGGTAACCTGAAGTATGGTTTGGAAACATCCCACCTTGATAGCAAAAAAAGCCTGATAATCGCGAGACTATCAGGCTTCAAATTAGTCGGGATGACAGGATTTGAACCTGCGACCCCACGCCCCCCAGGCGTGTGCGCTACCGGGCTGCGCCACATCCCGATGATGTGTTTGGGAGGGCAAAAGTAGGGAGAAAAATAGTTGATGTCAATAGAGGTCTAGCAATATTTAGGAAAACTTCTAAAAGGAATGGACCAAAACCTCATAGTTTACTGGCAATA is from Salmonirosea aquatica and encodes:
- a CDS encoding AIR synthase related protein — encoded protein: MTHSKLTTSDRYLQRGVSASKEDVHKAIANLDKGIFPKAFCKIVPDILAGDPEYCTIMHADGAGTKTSLAYLHWKETGDVSVWRGIAQDAVVMNTDDLLCVGATGPMLLSSTIDRNKNRIPGEVIAEVINGTEEVLEMLRGFGVEIYSTGGETADVGDLVRTITVNSTVIARMKRADVIDNAHIQAGDVIVGLASYGQAKYEKEYNGGMGSNGLTSARHDVLARYLAARYPESYDPEVSQDLVYSGSKNLLDTVEGTPLNVGQLILSPTRTYAPVAKALLDELRGQIHGMVHCSGGAQTKILHFIEDLHIIKDNLFEVPPLFKLIQSESGTSWQEMYKVFNMGHRLEIYLPKAYAARVIELSESFGIAAQIVGRVEAAEKKQVTIRSEYGEFVY